The following coding sequences lie in one Pempheris klunzingeri isolate RE-2024b chromosome 13, fPemKlu1.hap1, whole genome shotgun sequence genomic window:
- the cga gene encoding glycoprotein hormones alpha chain isoform X2, giving the protein MKGELSLNMVTAAATMGSVKSAGLSLLLLSFLLYVTDSYPNIDLSNMGCEECTLRKNSVFSRDRPVYQCMGCCFSRAYPTPLKAMKTMTIPKNITSEATCCVAKHSYETEVAGIRVRNHTDCHCSTCYFHKI; this is encoded by the exons ATGAAGGGGGAACTTTCTCTCAACATG GTAACTGCTGCAGCCACGATGGGCTCTGTGAAATCAGCTGGActgtctcttcttctgttgtctTTTCTCCTTTACGTAACTGATTCTTACCCCAACATTGACTTATCAAACA TGGGCTGTGAGGAGTGCACGCTGAGGAAGAACAGTGTTTTCTCCAGGGATCGTCCAGTCTACCAGTGCATGGGCTGCTGCTTCTCCAGAGCGTACCCAACACCTCTCAAAGCCATGAAGACAATGACGATCCCAAAGAACATCACCTCGGAGGCAACATGCTGCGTCGCAAAGCACAGCTACGAG ACAGAGGTGGCTGGCATACGGGTGAGGAACCATACAGACTGCCACTGCAGCACCTGCTATTTTCACAAGATATGA
- the cga gene encoding glycoprotein hormones alpha chain isoform X1, producing the protein MKGELSLNMVTAAATMGSVKSAGLSLLLLSFLLYVTDSYPNIDLSNMGCEECTLRKNSVFSRDRPVYQCMGCCFSRAYPTPLKAMKTMTIPKNITSEATCCVAKHSYEVQTEVAGIRVRNHTDCHCSTCYFHKI; encoded by the exons ATGAAGGGGGAACTTTCTCTCAACATG GTAACTGCTGCAGCCACGATGGGCTCTGTGAAATCAGCTGGActgtctcttcttctgttgtctTTTCTCCTTTACGTAACTGATTCTTACCCCAACATTGACTTATCAAACA TGGGCTGTGAGGAGTGCACGCTGAGGAAGAACAGTGTTTTCTCCAGGGATCGTCCAGTCTACCAGTGCATGGGCTGCTGCTTCTCCAGAGCGTACCCAACACCTCTCAAAGCCATGAAGACAATGACGATCCCAAAGAACATCACCTCGGAGGCAACATGCTGCGTCGCAAAGCACAGCTACGAGGTACAG ACAGAGGTGGCTGGCATACGGGTGAGGAACCATACAGACTGCCACTGCAGCACCTGCTATTTTCACAAGATATGA